Proteins encoded by one window of Dermochelys coriacea isolate rDerCor1 chromosome 13, rDerCor1.pri.v4, whole genome shotgun sequence:
- the LOC119841938 gene encoding DEP domain-containing mTOR-interacting protein-like isoform X1 — protein sequence MENISNSLKSKATERHHRAEVMIAGEQLRLRLHDGKLIKDRRHHLRTYPNCFVAKELTDWLIDHKEAPDRETGIRLMQKLMDHYIIHHVCDEHSDYKDAKLLYRFRKDDGTFPLNKDVKVFMRGQSLYETLINVEDSLLKVREENSVKYQRTFLGCEMIDWLIQEGETANRKEAVELGRALLEHGIIQHVSSKHHFFDSNLLYQFWINFRRRRRLTELLNENSPRALSESPDSPFCLRKLNPEQGNSSFLSVQPNKEIKIVSAVRRSSVTSLAGSSNPYFTPTPSLGFLPAAECNPKSVLKRPVTNEELLSPGAPYIKKTLTIVGDAVGWGFVVRGGRPCHIQAVDPGGPAAAAGMKVCQFVFSVNGMYVLHLDYPTISSLIMTGPRTLVLEVMEAIE from the exons ATGGAGAATATTAGCAACAGCCTGAAGAGTAAAGCAACCGAGAGACATCACAGGGCAGAGGTGATGATTGCAGGAGAGCAGCTGAG GCTTCGACTTCATGATGGAAAGCTCATTAAGGACAGGCGCCACCACCTTCGAACGTACCCCAACTGCTTTGTTGCAAAGGAGCTTACAGACTGGCTGATTGACCACAAGGAAGCACCAGACCGAGAGACGGGTATCCGCCTAATGCAGAAGCTAATGGACCATTATATCATCCATCATG ttTGTGATGAACACTCAGACTACAAGGACGCCAAGTTGCTGTACCGTTTCCGCAAGGACGACGGGACCTTCCCTCTCAACAAGGATGTAAAGGTGTTCATGAGGGGGCAGAGCCTTTATGAGAC GTTGATCAATGTAGAAGACTCCTTACTGAAGGTGAGAGAGGAGAATTCTGTGAAGTACCAGAGGACATTCCTGGGCTGTGAAATGATTGACTGGCTCAtccaggaaggggagacagcaAACAGAAAGGAAGCTGTGGAGCTGGGGCGAGCACTGTTGGAACATGGGATCATTCAGCATG TCTCCAGCAAGCACCACTTCTTTGACAGTAACCTGCTCTACCAGTTCTGGATCAACTTCCGCCGGAGGCGACGGCTCACGGAGCTGCTCAACGAGAACTCGCCCCGGGCTTTGTCAGAGAGCCCTGACAGCCCCTTCTGCCTCCGCAAGCTCAACCCAGAGCAAGGCAACTCCAGCTTCCTCTCGG TCCAGCCCAACAAGGAGATCAAAATAGTCTCAGCAGTTCGGAGGAGCAGCGTCACCTCTCTTGCCGGAAGTTCCAACCCCTATTTCACTCCTACACCCAGCCTGGGATTCCTGCCAGCAGCTGAATGCAACCCCAAATCGG TGCTAAAGAGGCCTGTCACCAATGAGGAGCTCCTGTCCCCTGGGGCTCCATACATCAAGAAAACGCTAACC ATTGTGGGGGATGCTGTGGGCTGGGGGTTTGTGGTCCGTGGAGGGAGACCCTGCCATATCCAGGCTGTGGACCCAGGAggacctgctgctgcagcaggcaTGAAG GTGTGTCAGTTTGTTTTCTCTGTGAACGGAATGTACGTTCTGCATTTGGATTATCCGACCATCAGCAGCCTCATTATGACGGGACCGCGAACGCTTGTTCTGGAGGTCATGGAAGCCATTGAATGA
- the LOC119841938 gene encoding DEP domain-containing mTOR-interacting protein-like isoform X2, translating to MENISNSLKSKATERHHRAEVMIAGEQLRLRLHDGKLIKDRRHHLRTYPNCFVAKELTDWLIDHKEAPDRETGIRLMQKLMDHYIIHHVCDEHSDYKDAKLLYRFRKDDGTFPLNKDVKVFMRGQSLYETLINVEDSLLKVREENSVKYQRTFLGCEMIDWLIQEGETANRKEAVELGRALLEHGIIQHVSSKHHFFDSNLLYQFWINFRRRRRLTELLNENSPRALSESPDSPFCLRKLNPEQGNSSFLSVQPNKEIKIVSAVRRSSVTSLAGSSNPYFTPTPSLGFLPAAECNPKSVLKRPVTNEELLSPGAPYIKKTLTVCQFVFSVNGMYVLHLDYPTISSLIMTGPRTLVLEVMEAIE from the exons ATGGAGAATATTAGCAACAGCCTGAAGAGTAAAGCAACCGAGAGACATCACAGGGCAGAGGTGATGATTGCAGGAGAGCAGCTGAG GCTTCGACTTCATGATGGAAAGCTCATTAAGGACAGGCGCCACCACCTTCGAACGTACCCCAACTGCTTTGTTGCAAAGGAGCTTACAGACTGGCTGATTGACCACAAGGAAGCACCAGACCGAGAGACGGGTATCCGCCTAATGCAGAAGCTAATGGACCATTATATCATCCATCATG ttTGTGATGAACACTCAGACTACAAGGACGCCAAGTTGCTGTACCGTTTCCGCAAGGACGACGGGACCTTCCCTCTCAACAAGGATGTAAAGGTGTTCATGAGGGGGCAGAGCCTTTATGAGAC GTTGATCAATGTAGAAGACTCCTTACTGAAGGTGAGAGAGGAGAATTCTGTGAAGTACCAGAGGACATTCCTGGGCTGTGAAATGATTGACTGGCTCAtccaggaaggggagacagcaAACAGAAAGGAAGCTGTGGAGCTGGGGCGAGCACTGTTGGAACATGGGATCATTCAGCATG TCTCCAGCAAGCACCACTTCTTTGACAGTAACCTGCTCTACCAGTTCTGGATCAACTTCCGCCGGAGGCGACGGCTCACGGAGCTGCTCAACGAGAACTCGCCCCGGGCTTTGTCAGAGAGCCCTGACAGCCCCTTCTGCCTCCGCAAGCTCAACCCAGAGCAAGGCAACTCCAGCTTCCTCTCGG TCCAGCCCAACAAGGAGATCAAAATAGTCTCAGCAGTTCGGAGGAGCAGCGTCACCTCTCTTGCCGGAAGTTCCAACCCCTATTTCACTCCTACACCCAGCCTGGGATTCCTGCCAGCAGCTGAATGCAACCCCAAATCGG TGCTAAAGAGGCCTGTCACCAATGAGGAGCTCCTGTCCCCTGGGGCTCCATACATCAAGAAAACGCTAACC GTGTGTCAGTTTGTTTTCTCTGTGAACGGAATGTACGTTCTGCATTTGGATTATCCGACCATCAGCAGCCTCATTATGACGGGACCGCGAACGCTTGTTCTGGAGGTCATGGAAGCCATTGAATGA